Proteins co-encoded in one Marinobacter gudaonensis genomic window:
- the tusD gene encoding sulfurtransferase complex subunit TusD codes for MAATDRDSFTLVITGAPYASQAPQTALAFARAALEAGHRIDRVFLYGDGVHLASALSTPPSDETHWPREWASFLQTQEIPGIVCIASALRRGLVDESEQRRYELASHNLLSPFQIAGLGEWVEGRIKSTRTLYFHGGN; via the coding sequence ATGGCCGCCACTGATCGCGACTCCTTTACCCTGGTAATCACCGGTGCGCCTTACGCGTCACAGGCGCCCCAGACCGCCCTGGCCTTTGCCAGGGCCGCGCTGGAGGCAGGCCACCGCATAGACCGGGTTTTTCTGTATGGCGATGGCGTGCATCTGGCCTCGGCGCTCAGCACGCCTCCGTCCGACGAAACCCACTGGCCCCGGGAATGGGCCAGCTTCCTACAGACGCAGGAAATTCCGGGTATTGTTTGTATCGCTTCGGCGCTGCGCCGCGGCCTGGTGGATGAGTCGGAACAGCGGCGTTACGAACTGGCCTCCCACAACCTGCTTTCCCCGTTCCAGATTGCTGGCCTTGGGGAATGGGTTGAAGGGCGGATCAAATCCACGCGCACACTCTATTTCCACGGAGGGAACTGA
- a CDS encoding YeeE/YedE family protein has translation MIDIAWNSFTPWSALGGGILIGLAAASFILLNGRIAGISGILGGLLAPTKGDILWRLAFLGGLVGAPLLWLVVAELPPIRIEAGYPAVIIAGLLVGVGTRYGSGCTSGHGVCGLSRLSVRSLAATASFMGAGFVTVYVIRHLLGV, from the coding sequence ATGATTGACATTGCCTGGAACAGTTTCACGCCCTGGTCCGCCCTCGGCGGCGGCATCCTGATTGGCCTGGCGGCCGCCAGTTTCATCCTGCTCAATGGCCGGATTGCCGGCATCAGCGGTATCCTCGGTGGTCTTCTCGCTCCCACAAAGGGCGATATCCTTTGGCGCCTCGCCTTCCTCGGCGGGCTTGTTGGCGCCCCACTGCTCTGGCTGGTCGTCGCCGAACTACCCCCGATCCGGATTGAGGCGGGCTACCCCGCTGTGATCATCGCCGGCTTGCTTGTTGGCGTGGGCACCCGCTATGGCTCCGGCTGCACCAGTGGCCATGGTGTCTGCGGGCTTTCAAGGTTATCTGTTCGATCACTGGCGGCCACTGCCAGCTTTATGGGTGCCGGTTTCGTCACCGTTTATGTGATCCGCCATCTGTTGGGAGTCTGA
- the xthA gene encoding exodeoxyribonuclease III — protein MMFVSFNVNSIRTRLHQLEAVIDTFSPDVIGLQETKVQDEDFPAEAVRKLGYHVHFHGQKTHYGVALLSKSEPEHVQKGYPWDGEDSQRRLITGQFTVNGERLTVVNGYFPQGESRDHPVKFPAKEKFYADLMRYLDELNKAGGHVVVMGDMNISPTDRDIGIGADNAKRWLRSGKCSFLPEEREWLAQVEALGYTDVFRHLHPDESDTFSWFDYRSKGFERDPKRGLRIDLIMASDDLLPKARQAGVSYDIRAMERPSDHCPVWASFEL, from the coding sequence ATGATGTTCGTGTCGTTCAACGTCAACAGTATCCGAACCCGCCTGCACCAGCTCGAAGCCGTCATTGACACCTTCTCGCCGGATGTGATCGGGCTTCAGGAAACCAAGGTTCAGGACGAGGACTTTCCGGCAGAAGCCGTGCGCAAGCTTGGCTATCACGTGCACTTCCACGGACAGAAAACCCACTATGGCGTTGCCCTGCTCTCAAAATCCGAACCTGAGCATGTGCAGAAGGGCTATCCCTGGGACGGTGAGGACTCACAACGCCGCCTGATCACCGGACAGTTCACCGTTAATGGCGAGCGGCTCACGGTGGTGAACGGGTACTTTCCCCAGGGTGAGAGCCGGGATCACCCCGTGAAATTTCCCGCCAAAGAAAAGTTTTACGCCGACCTGATGCGCTACCTCGACGAACTGAACAAGGCCGGCGGCCACGTTGTGGTGATGGGCGACATGAATATCTCTCCCACAGACCGCGACATCGGCATCGGTGCCGATAACGCCAAACGCTGGTTGCGCTCCGGCAAATGCTCTTTCCTGCCCGAGGAACGGGAGTGGCTGGCCCAGGTTGAGGCGCTTGGCTATACCGATGTCTTCCGCCACCTGCATCCTGACGAGTCAGACACCTTCAGCTGGTTCGATTACCGCAGCAAGGGCTTCGAGCGGGACCCCAAGCGCGGCCTGCGCATTGATCTGATCATGGCCAGCGATGACCTGCTGCCGAAGGCCAGACAGGCCGGCGTTTCCTATGATATCCGGGCCATGGAGCGGCCGTCCGACCATTGTCCTGTCTGGGCGAGCTTCGAGCTCTGA
- a CDS encoding Bax inhibitor-1/YccA family protein codes for MEDRRFGVQNSQGAYSTPQTERATTGISDDAMKVLRNTYMLLGMTLAFSALTAFLNMNGTHPGFLITIVGYIGLLFATYKLKNSPWGIVTTFALTGFMGYTLGPIIGAFVAAGASQIVAQALTLTAVAFVGLSATAIITKKDFSFMSSFLTAGAFVLIGAMVLAFIMESSALHLAVSAGFTIFASIMILFETSQIIKGGERNYIIATVGLYVSIYNLFVSLLHLLSAFSGED; via the coding sequence ATGGAAGACAGACGATTCGGCGTTCAGAACTCACAGGGAGCCTATTCAACTCCCCAGACAGAACGCGCGACCACAGGTATCAGCGATGATGCCATGAAGGTGTTGCGTAACACCTACATGCTCCTCGGCATGACCCTGGCCTTTTCGGCACTTACCGCGTTCCTGAACATGAACGGTACCCATCCGGGCTTTCTGATCACCATTGTGGGATACATTGGCTTGCTGTTCGCCACCTACAAGCTGAAAAATAGCCCCTGGGGTATTGTGACCACCTTCGCGCTCACCGGCTTCATGGGCTATACCCTTGGGCCGATCATTGGCGCATTCGTGGCCGCTGGAGCTTCCCAGATCGTCGCTCAGGCGCTGACCCTCACAGCCGTGGCATTTGTGGGCCTGTCCGCCACCGCGATCATCACCAAAAAGGACTTCAGCTTCATGTCCAGCTTCCTGACCGCCGGCGCATTCGTGCTGATCGGCGCCATGGTGCTGGCCTTCATTATGGAGAGTTCGGCGCTGCATCTGGCTGTTTCCGCCGGCTTCACGATCTTTGCCTCAATCATGATCCTGTTTGAGACCAGTCAGATCATCAAGGGCGGCGAGCGCAATTACATCATCGCCACGGTGGGCCTCTATGTGTCCATCTATAACCTCTTTGTGAGTCTGCTGCACCTGCTCTCCGCCTTCAGCGGCGAAGACTGA
- a CDS encoding NAD(P)/FAD-dependent oxidoreductase produces MSNERQRIAVIGAGVSGLTAAWLLAEKHDVQVFEAADYAGGHTNTEQVEAGGRTWPVNTGFIVFNDWTYPNFIKLMDRLGVASEVSDMSFSVDCSNTGLQYNGTSLNTLFAQRRNLFNLPFLKMVREILRFNKETRADLNTGAISNEETLGEYLNRNGYSRYFRNYYIVPMGAAIWSAPEIVLEQFPIRFFLQFFNNHGMLSVDDRPTWRVISGGSAQYVSKMMDRLGEATHLNSPVERVSRDETGVTVLVKGESHRFDQVVFACHSDQALAMLAEPTDSERDILGAIAYQKNDVVLHTDSRVLPGNRRAWAAWNYFIPSHSTEPVSVTYNMNILQNFHEAPETFCVTLNRSRDIDPSRIIKRFEYAHPVFTMDAVRAQERYDEIGNQNRTHFCGAYWFNGFHEDGVRSALRVTRAFGMEL; encoded by the coding sequence ATGAGTAACGAACGTCAGCGGATTGCTGTCATCGGGGCCGGCGTTTCCGGTCTCACTGCGGCCTGGCTTTTGGCCGAGAAACACGATGTGCAGGTTTTCGAAGCCGCCGACTACGCCGGAGGACACACCAACACCGAGCAAGTGGAAGCAGGAGGTCGCACCTGGCCGGTGAACACCGGTTTTATTGTTTTCAACGACTGGACCTACCCGAACTTCATCAAGCTGATGGACCGCCTTGGTGTGGCCTCGGAAGTCAGTGACATGAGTTTCAGCGTGGATTGCAGCAACACCGGGCTGCAATACAACGGTACCAGCCTGAACACGCTGTTTGCCCAGCGCCGGAACCTGTTCAACCTGCCGTTCCTGAAAATGGTTCGTGAAATACTCCGGTTCAACAAGGAAACCCGTGCCGATCTCAACACCGGCGCTATCAGCAACGAAGAAACCCTTGGCGAGTACCTGAATCGGAACGGTTATTCGCGGTATTTCCGCAACTACTACATCGTGCCCATGGGGGCCGCGATCTGGTCGGCACCGGAAATTGTGCTGGAGCAGTTTCCCATCCGCTTCTTCCTGCAGTTTTTTAACAACCACGGCATGCTGTCCGTGGATGACAGGCCAACCTGGCGAGTGATTTCCGGAGGGTCGGCACAGTACGTCAGTAAAATGATGGATCGCCTGGGTGAGGCCACCCACCTGAACAGCCCGGTAGAGCGCGTTAGCCGCGACGAAACCGGGGTAACCGTTCTGGTGAAAGGTGAGAGCCACCGTTTCGACCAGGTGGTATTCGCCTGCCATAGTGATCAGGCCCTGGCCATGCTCGCCGAACCCACTGACTCGGAGCGGGACATTCTTGGTGCCATTGCCTACCAGAAAAACGATGTTGTACTGCACACAGACAGTCGTGTTCTGCCCGGCAACCGTCGAGCCTGGGCGGCCTGGAACTATTTCATTCCGAGCCACAGCACCGAGCCGGTTTCGGTGACCTATAACATGAATATCCTGCAGAATTTCCACGAGGCGCCCGAAACTTTCTGCGTGACCCTGAACCGGAGCCGGGACATTGATCCGTCCCGGATCATCAAACGCTTTGAGTATGCCCATCCGGTGTTCACCATGGACGCTGTTCGGGCCCAGGAACGCTATGACGAAATTGGCAACCAAAATCGCACCCACTTCTGCGGCGCTTACTGGTTTAATGGTTTCCACGAGGACGGTGTGCGCAGCGCACTGCGGGTAACCCGCGCGTTCGGGATGGAGCTCTGA
- a CDS encoding SAM-dependent methyltransferase, translating to MENLNTSVEKSSSSTDSLPVLSRFARTLVIQQLQLLEDGRLTVREPGFDDLVFGDGDTRYPPAELHIHDHSTWRDLLTGGSVGAAEAFVAGDWSTPDLVALLRFFSRNVDRMNQFEDRFSWVTKPALKGLHWLNRNTKEGSRKNISAHYDLGNELFEAFLDPTMMYSSAIYPNAESTLEEAAVHKLDTICRKLDLKPGDRVIEIGTGWGGFAIHAAKHYGCHVTTTTISREQLELAKARVRDEGLEDSITLLFDDYRDLEGQFDKLVSIEMIEAVGPQFLDSYFSQINALLKPDGLALVQAINMPEQRYRRALKNVDFIQRFIFPGSFIPSFGAILESVRNESNLVLTHAEDIGFHYARTLRDWCNRFMAQRAHLAELGYDETFERLWHFYFAYCEAGFSERAIGVSQLVFAKPGNKRDNILSV from the coding sequence ATGGAGAACCTGAATACCTCGGTTGAAAAGTCCTCATCGAGCACCGACAGCCTGCCGGTGCTGAGCCGGTTCGCCCGCACCCTGGTTATCCAGCAGCTGCAGTTGCTGGAGGATGGCCGGCTCACTGTGCGCGAGCCAGGCTTCGACGACCTGGTGTTTGGCGATGGCGATACCCGCTATCCGCCAGCGGAGCTTCACATCCACGACCACAGCACCTGGCGCGACCTGCTTACCGGAGGTAGTGTCGGCGCGGCAGAAGCGTTTGTCGCTGGCGACTGGTCAACCCCGGATCTGGTGGCCCTGCTCCGCTTCTTCAGTCGCAACGTCGACCGCATGAACCAGTTCGAGGACCGCTTCAGCTGGGTCACCAAGCCCGCACTGAAGGGCTTGCACTGGCTGAACCGCAACACCAAAGAGGGTTCCCGCAAGAACATCAGTGCCCACTACGATCTGGGCAATGAGCTGTTCGAGGCGTTTCTTGACCCGACCATGATGTATTCGTCGGCGATTTATCCGAACGCGGAATCAACCCTGGAAGAAGCGGCCGTTCATAAGCTCGACACCATCTGCCGCAAACTCGATCTCAAGCCAGGCGACAGGGTCATCGAGATCGGTACCGGCTGGGGCGGATTCGCCATCCACGCGGCCAAGCACTATGGCTGTCATGTGACCACCACCACCATCTCCCGGGAGCAGCTTGAGCTGGCCAAGGCACGCGTACGTGATGAAGGCCTGGAAGACAGCATCACCCTGCTTTTCGACGACTACCGCGACCTTGAGGGCCAGTTCGACAAGCTGGTTTCGATCGAGATGATCGAAGCCGTCGGCCCCCAGTTCCTGGACAGTTACTTTTCCCAGATCAATGCTCTGCTGAAACCCGATGGGCTCGCGCTGGTGCAGGCTATCAACATGCCGGAGCAGCGTTACCGCCGTGCGCTCAAGAACGTCGATTTCATCCAGCGGTTCATCTTCCCCGGCAGCTTTATTCCGTCGTTCGGGGCCATTCTCGAATCGGTGCGCAATGAGAGTAATCTCGTGTTGACCCACGCGGAGGATATCGGCTTCCATTACGCCCGCACGCTCAGGGACTGGTGCAACCGGTTCATGGCCCAGCGGGCGCACCTCGCTGAACTGGGTTACGACGAAACCTTCGAACGCCTCTGGCACTTTTATTTTGCCTACTGCGAGGCGGGCTTCAGTGAACGGGCTATTGGTGTATCCCAACTGGTGTTCGCCAAGCCCGGCAACAAACGTGACAACATTCTTAGCGTATGA
- a CDS encoding phasin family protein — translation MSDESDKKPENDPQLAAKIKDSARQIWLAGLGAYTKAEEDTGRFFDRLVQEGEQLESKTRGVVEKQIKSVEDRVEGVRERATGTWDRLENMFDERVSGALKRLGIHRREDIESLERRIEALEAELCRLKERADDEEE, via the coding sequence ATGTCTGACGAAAGCGACAAAAAACCGGAAAACGATCCGCAGCTGGCGGCAAAGATCAAGGATTCCGCCCGCCAGATCTGGCTTGCGGGCTTGGGAGCCTATACCAAGGCGGAAGAGGACACCGGGCGCTTTTTTGATCGCCTTGTCCAGGAAGGCGAACAACTGGAAAGCAAAACGCGAGGCGTGGTCGAAAAACAGATCAAGTCCGTGGAAGACCGGGTGGAAGGTGTACGGGAGCGGGCGACGGGTACCTGGGATCGCCTTGAAAACATGTTCGATGAACGGGTTTCCGGAGCGCTGAAACGATTAGGCATTCATCGTCGCGAAGACATCGAATCCCTGGAGCGTCGTATCGAAGCCCTGGAGGCGGAACTGTGCAGGCTCAAGGAGCGGGCAGACGACGAGGAAGAGTAG
- a CDS encoding SDR family NAD(P)-dependent oxidoreductase, which produces MSDRLQDTSNIWITGASSGIGEAVTRALARGGHRLVITGRRKGALEELASVAPEQIRCAAGDTTSKEDLQAIAEELEHDGDLDMAILNAGTCEYLEIAEYSSDVIEKNIHTNVIGTARCLDIALPALRRTRAKGKPATIVIVSSSAWWFPFGRAEGYGASKAALSYFAHALRADLAAEGIDVVVVSPGFVKTPLTDRNDFPMPFLVSAEDAAERIVSGLAKGHNEIAFPKRFTWMLRILGALPRPLIDRMSASMARKSNNEQESNG; this is translated from the coding sequence ATGAGTGATCGACTTCAGGATACCTCGAACATCTGGATCACCGGCGCCAGCTCTGGCATCGGTGAGGCAGTGACCCGGGCCCTCGCTCGAGGCGGCCATCGGCTGGTGATCACCGGCCGACGCAAAGGCGCTCTGGAAGAGCTGGCGTCGGTTGCACCTGAACAGATTCGGTGTGCTGCCGGTGACACGACCAGTAAGGAAGACTTGCAGGCGATTGCCGAAGAGCTCGAACACGACGGCGATCTGGATATGGCCATCCTGAACGCCGGCACCTGCGAATATCTCGAGATCGCCGAATACAGCAGCGATGTAATCGAGAAAAACATTCATACCAACGTGATTGGCACCGCCCGTTGTCTGGATATAGCCCTGCCCGCGCTCCGACGAACCCGGGCGAAAGGCAAACCGGCCACGATCGTCATCGTGAGTTCCTCCGCCTGGTGGTTTCCCTTCGGGCGCGCCGAAGGCTACGGCGCCTCGAAGGCCGCGCTGTCGTATTTTGCACACGCGTTGAGAGCCGACCTGGCCGCCGAGGGCATAGATGTGGTGGTCGTTTCGCCCGGGTTTGTGAAAACGCCTCTCACCGACCGCAACGATTTTCCCATGCCGTTTCTGGTCTCTGCCGAAGATGCGGCCGAGCGGATCGTCAGCGGGCTGGCCAAAGGCCACAATGAAATCGCTTTTCCCAAGCGTTTTACCTGGATGCTGAGAATCCTCGGCGCCCTTCCCCGGCCCCTGATCGACCGAATGTCGGCGTCCATGGCCCGTAAAAGCAACAATGAGCAGGAATCGAATGGATGA
- the hemH gene encoding ferrochelatase: protein MRYKGSENFSHNQPARLGVLVTNLGTPDAPTTSALRRYLAEFLSDPRVVELPRPLWWLILHGVILRIRPRRSAQAYAGVWQQDGSPLLIHTAKQAEGIREALKARYGPDVVVGFAMRYGNPSIPRVLDEMQEQGVRKLLVLPLYPQYSASTSASTFDAIAKDFSKRRWLPDFRFISHYPDYPPYIEAMARHIEAHWANHGRNQKLVFSYHGVPLKYLTKGDPYHCECHKTSRLLAERLGLGRDDYLTTFQSRFGKEEWLKPYTDETLKALPGQGTKSIDVFCPGFSSDCLETIEEINEENREYFMEAGGEAFSYITALNATPGHIDALVQLIEENLQGWQKPANEPEDLSARQQRADEQKGLTYPGRDL, encoded by the coding sequence ATGCGATACAAAGGTTCCGAGAACTTCAGCCACAACCAGCCCGCACGACTGGGGGTGCTGGTTACCAACCTGGGCACGCCGGATGCACCCACGACCTCTGCCCTGCGTAGGTATCTGGCTGAGTTTCTCTCGGATCCACGGGTGGTTGAGCTGCCCCGCCCGCTCTGGTGGTTGATTCTGCATGGTGTGATTCTGCGCATCAGGCCAAGGCGCAGCGCCCAGGCCTATGCCGGCGTATGGCAGCAGGACGGATCGCCGCTGCTTATTCACACCGCCAAACAGGCGGAAGGCATCAGGGAGGCTTTAAAGGCCAGGTACGGACCCGACGTGGTGGTGGGTTTTGCCATGCGCTATGGCAATCCATCCATACCACGGGTTCTGGATGAGATGCAGGAACAGGGTGTCCGGAAATTGCTGGTGCTGCCACTCTACCCCCAGTACTCGGCGTCCACCTCCGCTTCTACGTTCGATGCCATTGCAAAGGATTTCAGCAAGCGGCGCTGGCTGCCGGATTTCAGGTTTATCTCTCACTACCCGGACTACCCGCCTTACATTGAGGCCATGGCGCGCCACATCGAGGCGCACTGGGCCAACCACGGTCGCAACCAGAAGCTCGTATTTTCCTATCACGGGGTGCCGCTGAAATACCTGACCAAGGGCGATCCCTACCACTGTGAATGCCACAAGACCTCGCGGCTGCTGGCCGAACGCCTTGGTCTGGGACGGGACGATTACCTGACCACCTTTCAGTCCCGATTCGGCAAGGAAGAGTGGCTGAAACCCTACACCGACGAGACCCTCAAGGCGCTCCCCGGCCAGGGCACCAAGTCGATCGACGTGTTCTGCCCCGGGTTTTCCTCAGACTGTCTGGAAACGATCGAGGAGATCAACGAGGAAAATCGGGAGTACTTCATGGAAGCCGGCGGTGAAGCGTTCAGTTACATCACGGCCCTCAATGCCACACCTGGCCACATTGACGCTCTCGTGCAACTGATTGAGGAAAATCTTCAGGGCTGGCAGAAACCTGCTAACGAGCCGGAAGACCTGTCAGCGCGACAGCAACGTGCAGATGAGCAGAAAGGCCTGACGTATCCGGGCCGGGATCTTTGA
- a CDS encoding DUF6691 family protein encodes MRYTLASLFAGLIFGAGLLVSGMANPEKVLGFLDIAGQWDPSLALVMAGAILVGIFAFTIARQRTLSFLGFSMKLPSSTKVDKRLVVGGLTFGVGWGIAGFCPGPGLVALGAGEAKAVVFVAAMVAGMALFEVIERQRAKA; translated from the coding sequence ATGAGATACACACTTGCTTCACTGTTCGCCGGTCTGATTTTCGGAGCGGGCCTGCTCGTATCGGGCATGGCCAACCCTGAAAAAGTACTGGGCTTTCTCGATATCGCGGGCCAATGGGATCCTTCCCTTGCCCTGGTAATGGCTGGCGCCATTCTGGTGGGTATTTTTGCCTTTACCATCGCGCGCCAGCGCACGCTGTCGTTCCTCGGGTTCAGCATGAAGCTTCCCTCCAGCACCAAAGTCGACAAACGCCTGGTTGTTGGTGGACTGACCTTCGGAGTCGGCTGGGGAATCGCCGGATTCTGTCCGGGCCCCGGCCTGGTGGCACTGGGTGCCGGCGAAGCCAAAGCCGTTGTGTTTGTAGCGGCCATGGTAGCCGGCATGGCGCTGTTTGAAGTGATCGAGCGGCAGCGCGCGAAAGCCTGA
- a CDS encoding DUF2878 domain-containing protein, with translation MIASETARNVLNFVLFQAGWFACVLYPNLLGAGIVLLFLALHFALVSQHRFTELQFIGLGTVAGSILDGIWFRTGILDDGTGGVALTPPWLVAIWAIFMTTLSHSLDWVSRKVWLPFVLAPIAGPFAYWSASQLGAVELPSLTPSLIALALGWLVVFPLLLYARRTLYPELVR, from the coding sequence ATGATTGCTTCAGAAACCGCTCGTAACGTTCTGAACTTTGTGCTGTTCCAGGCCGGGTGGTTCGCGTGCGTTCTGTACCCGAACCTGCTCGGTGCCGGCATCGTGCTGCTGTTCCTGGCACTGCACTTTGCTCTGGTCAGCCAGCACCGTTTCACGGAATTGCAGTTTATCGGCCTGGGTACCGTGGCCGGCTCAATACTGGATGGCATCTGGTTCCGTACCGGTATTCTGGACGATGGTACCGGCGGGGTCGCGCTCACGCCGCCCTGGCTGGTGGCAATCTGGGCAATCTTCATGACCACCCTGAGTCACTCGCTGGACTGGGTAAGCCGGAAAGTCTGGCTTCCGTTTGTCCTGGCGCCCATTGCCGGGCCCTTCGCTTACTGGTCGGCCAGCCAGTTGGGTGCCGTTGAACTGCCGTCGCTTACGCCCTCGCTGATTGCGCTGGCGCTGGGATGGCTGGTGGTATTTCCCCTGCTTCTGTACGCTCGTAGAACCCTCTATCCGGAGTTGGTCCGATGA
- a CDS encoding DUF1365 domain-containing protein, with product MNSQWLEGTVRHRRKYPVQHEFSYNTGMLALDTDEWHSVTRLSPLFSLERFNWLSLRRKDYFRPDTGQLSEAIREHVSEATGWRPDGEVELITHPRYFGYVFNPVSFYFCYQKGERPESGAVPRVIVAQITNTPWHDRHAYCLETRGNEANQAGWRTERFGFSKRFHVSPFNGMDQQYEWTFSFRGRELRIHMNVFEEGRKHFDATLVVQRTPLTRKDVHKSLRKFPLEAFKVVAGIYWHALKLKLKGAPFYTHPDKLSEDDPALRRGHDDAGLDVTNPDHNDETPGQMHGQTRGRVSSWRT from the coding sequence GTGAACAGCCAGTGGCTTGAGGGTACTGTCCGGCACAGACGGAAGTACCCGGTCCAACACGAATTCAGCTACAACACCGGCATGTTGGCCCTGGATACCGATGAGTGGCACAGCGTGACCCGGCTCAGCCCCCTGTTTTCCCTGGAACGCTTCAACTGGTTGTCGCTCAGGCGAAAGGACTACTTTCGACCGGACACCGGCCAGCTCTCAGAAGCGATTCGCGAACATGTCTCTGAAGCCACAGGCTGGCGACCGGACGGCGAAGTGGAACTGATCACCCATCCGCGCTATTTCGGCTATGTGTTCAATCCGGTGAGTTTCTATTTCTGCTATCAGAAGGGGGAACGGCCGGAATCCGGCGCGGTTCCGCGTGTCATCGTGGCGCAGATCACCAATACCCCCTGGCACGATCGCCACGCCTACTGCCTGGAAACCCGCGGTAACGAGGCTAATCAGGCCGGATGGCGAACCGAACGGTTCGGGTTCAGCAAGCGCTTCCACGTGTCGCCGTTTAACGGTATGGACCAGCAATACGAATGGACCTTCAGTTTCCGGGGACGTGAGCTGCGGATTCACATGAATGTATTCGAGGAGGGGCGAAAGCATTTCGATGCCACTCTGGTAGTCCAACGCACCCCTCTCACTCGTAAAGATGTGCATAAAAGTCTTCGAAAGTTTCCGCTGGAAGCGTTCAAGGTGGTCGCAGGAATTTATTGGCATGCCCTGAAGCTCAAGCTCAAGGGCGCGCCGTTCTACACGCACCCGGACAAACTTTCTGAAGACGACCCGGCCCTTCGCCGGGGGCATGACGACGCCGGGCTGGACGTTACCAACCCGGACCATAACGACGAGACTCCTGGCCAAATGCATGGCCAGACGCGTGGAAGGGTAAGTTCATGGAGAACCTGA
- a CDS encoding TIGR01244 family sulfur transferase — protein sequence MDPRKIDDSISVAPQISVDDVAEAARLGFRTLVANRPDHEEPGQPPMSELEAAARNHGLNWVYMPVESGNITDQDVDRFAPMIRDAEKPVLAFCRSGTRCTVLWALSAARHTPANEIFTKARGAGYDIAGLAPRMAQQASRQD from the coding sequence ATGGACCCCCGAAAGATTGACGACTCCATTTCCGTAGCCCCCCAGATTTCGGTAGACGACGTTGCCGAGGCCGCCCGTCTCGGCTTCCGAACCCTGGTGGCCAACCGACCTGATCACGAAGAACCCGGGCAACCGCCGATGTCAGAGCTGGAAGCCGCCGCGCGCAACCACGGCCTCAATTGGGTATACATGCCGGTCGAGTCCGGCAACATCACCGATCAGGACGTGGACCGCTTCGCCCCAATGATCCGTGACGCCGAGAAGCCCGTACTGGCCTTTTGTCGGTCAGGCACCCGCTGCACGGTTCTGTGGGCGCTGAGCGCGGCCCGCCACACCCCCGCCAACGAGATTTTCACCAAGGCTCGCGGCGCAGGGTATGATATCGCCGGTCTGGCGCCCCGCATGGCCCAACAGGCGTCCAGGCAGGACTGA
- a CDS encoding TetR/AcrR family transcriptional regulator, translated as MKKLKTRDRILQTSLALFNSVGEPNVTTLLISDELDISPGNLYYHFKSKGDIVEELFDEYEREMMDLLGVPEDADVTLDQQGFFLHLLFETVARYRFLYQDLVNVLARYDQLRVRFKRIQKKKALAFRIICDSFRRQGMMSIEPEELDSLCEQLTLTACYWSAFDTLSHLDDRESVNPGRGVYQMMHLVLPYLAPEQREEARMMSRDYL; from the coding sequence ATGAAAAAACTCAAAACCCGCGACCGTATCCTCCAGACCAGCCTGGCGCTGTTTAACAGCGTCGGCGAACCCAATGTCACCACGCTGCTGATTTCCGATGAGCTGGATATCAGCCCCGGCAACCTCTATTACCATTTCAAGAGCAAGGGCGATATCGTCGAGGAATTGTTCGACGAGTATGAACGGGAAATGATGGATCTTCTCGGGGTGCCTGAGGATGCCGATGTCACCCTGGACCAGCAGGGCTTTTTCCTGCACCTGCTGTTCGAAACGGTAGCGCGCTATCGATTTCTCTACCAGGATCTGGTCAATGTGCTCGCTCGCTATGACCAACTGCGGGTGCGCTTCAAGCGCATTCAGAAGAAAAAGGCATTGGCGTTCCGGATAATCTGTGACAGTTTCCGGCGCCAGGGGATGATGTCGATCGAGCCGGAGGAGCTGGACTCCCTGTGTGAACAGCTCACCCTGACCGCCTGTTACTGGAGTGCCTTCGATACCCTTTCCCACCTGGACGACCGGGAATCTGTCAATCCCGGCCGCGGCGTGTACCAGATGATGCATCTGGTTTTGCCTTACCTGGCGCCGGAACAACGGGAAGAGGCGCGTATGATGAGCCGGGATTATCTGTAA